A window of Planifilum fulgidum genomic DNA:
GGTTCGGCTGCCGGAGACGGGGGAGATTTTGGATCTCGGGTGCGGTTACGGCCCCGTGGGGATTGCCTGCGCGAAGGCGGCGCCCTCCTGCCGGGTGACCATGGTGGACGTGAACCAAAGGGCGCTCCGGCTGGCGGAGAAAAACGCCCGGCTCAACGGCGTGAGCGCTCGGGTGACCATCCTGGAGAGCGACGGACTGTGCGCCCTTTCGGACCGGCTTTTTGATGCCGTTTTGATCAACCCGCCGATCCGGGCCGGCAAGGCGGTGGTCTATCGGTTGTTCGCCGAGGCGGCGGAGCATCTTCGGCCCGGCGGCTCCCTCTGGGCGGTGATTCGCAAAAAGCAGGGGGCCGAATCCGCGAAGCGGGAACTGGCGAAACATTTTCGGAACGTCACCCGCGTCGAGCAGAAGAAAGGATACTGGATCCTGAAGGCGGACCGGTGAGGGAGGAGAGGCCCCCCGGTGGTTGACACCGGAAGATCGTTGTGATAACGTTATAAAATGCCAACTAATGTGTGGGTGTATTGTGTCCTTTTTTCCTTCCAAAACATTTCCATCCCGGTGCGGGAATAAGCCGCACCGCGATTGGTTAACATGAATAAATAGACTGTTTCAGGTGGGAAAATGCGGTAAAATTGGCCCGTTTTCTTTTTTTGACGGGAAGACGCGCCAATCGGGCACCGAGGGGGGAGCATTCTTGGCAGGCAAAATGGTCCGGTACGGCCGACGCATGCGGCGGAGTTACTCGAGGATCAACGAAGTGCTGGAGCTGCCCAATCTGATTGAGATCCAGCAGAAATCGTACCAGTGGTTCCTGGAAGAAGGATTGCGCGAGATGTTTCAGGACATCTCGCCGATCGAGGACTTTACCGGCAACCTCGTCCTGGAGTTCATCGACTACAGCTTGGGAGAACCGAAGTATACGGTGGAGGAGGCGAAGGAGCGGGATGTCACCTACGCGGCGCCGCTCCGGGTGAAGGTTCGCCTCATCAACAAGGAGACGGGCGAGGTGAAGGAACAGGAGGTGTTTATGGGCGATTTCCCGCTGATGACGGAGACGGGCACCTTCATCATCAACGGTGCCGAGCGGGTGATCGTCAGCCAACTGGTACGCTCTCCCAGCGTCTATTACAGCATGAAGATAGATAAAAACGGAAAACCGATGTACACGGCCACCGTGATCCCCAACCGAGGGGCGTGGTTGGAGTTTGAAACCGACGCCAAGGATATCCTCTACGTGCGGATCGACCGCACGCGGAAGATCCCGGTGACGGTTCTTTTGCGTGCCTTGGGATTCAGCAGCGATGCGGACATCCTCAACCTGCTCGGGGAGGACGAGTTTGTCCGCAACACGCTGGACAAGGACAACACCGGTTCGACGGAAAAGGCGCTGATCGAAATTTACGAGCGCCTGCGCCCGGGCGAGCCGCCGACGGCGGAAAACGCCCGCAGCCTGCTGTATTCCCGGTTTTTCGATCCGAAGCGGTATGATCTGGCCCGTGTGGGACGGTACAAGATCAACAAGAAGCTTCACATCAAGAACCGCCTGCTGAACCAGCGCCTGGCGGAACCGATCGTCGATGTCGAAACCGGAGAGATCATCGCCGAGGCGGGCCAGGTGGTGGACCGTCGGACCCTGAACAAGCTGCTTCCCTATCTGGAAGGGGAGAAGGCCGTCGGAATCAAGGAATATCCCCTGCGCGGCGGCGCCGTGGAGGGTACCTGCCGGCTGCAGACGATCAAGATCTTCTCTCCGGAACAGGAAGGCAAAGTGATCAACGTGATCTCCAACGCCGTGGTGGATCCGTCGGTCAAGTACATCACACCGGCCGACATCGTCGCCGCCGTCAACTACTTCATCAACCTGCTCCACGGCGTGGGCAGCACGGACGACATCGACCACCTCGGCAACCGGCGCCTCCGTTCCGTCGGGGAGCTGCTTCAGAACCAGTTCCGCATCGGCTTGTCCCGGATGGAGCGGGTGGTTCGGGAGCGGATGTCGATCCAGGATGCCAACGCCATCACGCCCCAGGCCCTGATCAACATCCGGCCGGTGATCGCCGCCATCAAGGAGTTTTTCGGAAGCAGCCAGCTTTCCCAGTTCATGGACCAGACCAATCCCCTCGCCGAGCTGACCCACAAGCGGCGGCTTTCCGCCCTGGGACCGGGCGGGCTCACCCGGGAACGGGCCGGTTTCGAGGTGCGGGACGTCCACCA
This region includes:
- a CDS encoding class I SAM-dependent methyltransferase is translated as MDDRWEHYFTSRPETSGDERLITARLRGDELRFWTDAGVFSRRGIDFGTRLLIETVRLPETGEILDLGCGYGPVGIACAKAAPSCRVTMVDVNQRALRLAEKNARLNGVSARVTILESDGLCALSDRLFDAVLINPPIRAGKAVVYRLFAEAAEHLRPGGSLWAVIRKKQGAESAKRELAKHFRNVTRVEQKKGYWILKADR